In Stomatohabitans albus, one genomic interval encodes:
- a CDS encoding peptidoglycan DD-metalloendopeptidase family protein produces MFRHTSPLVTATSRGRNLSISALAALLVFALPGVGIGQTREDLNRIEGRIREAQSNISRINEAQSATKADYDRVSGELESAQVELDKRSSDLSKAQSTLDNAERALTVTAAELETTEQRLNETRKEIDTHASTLKSRVRQTYITAQSGGLPVLDAADAAELGQATRYLRSITDRDQAQIEELDILRQRAEADQTRLDELRARQAEQKVAAENERNRVNDLVSQQKALLSNVQVKVDEQSAILKNLANDKEAAEHLLDELEGESKRIERELAEIARREAAERAAAEAKAREAKAKADEARKAGAANAAALEAEARRASAASAPKPSKPGGMILPVKGRFSSPFGYRVHPISRVRRLHTGQDIAAPSGTPILAAKDGRVSFSGRRGGYGNCIIIDHGGGVATLYGHQSRLAVGAGTQVSQGQVIGYVGSTGASTGPHLHWEVRINGSPVNPIPYT; encoded by the coding sequence ATGTTTCGTCACACTTCCCCCTTGGTGACGGCTACTAGTCGTGGCCGCAATCTGTCCATTTCTGCGTTAGCTGCGCTGCTCGTCTTTGCACTCCCAGGTGTTGGCATTGGTCAAACGAGAGAAGACCTGAACAGGATTGAAGGTCGTATCCGTGAGGCACAGTCAAATATTAGTCGGATCAATGAGGCTCAAAGCGCCACAAAAGCTGACTATGATCGCGTTAGCGGTGAATTGGAGTCTGCCCAAGTTGAGTTGGACAAGCGTTCCAGTGATCTTTCTAAAGCCCAGTCCACATTAGATAATGCTGAACGCGCCTTGACGGTGACGGCGGCTGAGTTAGAAACCACCGAACAGCGTCTGAATGAAACCCGTAAAGAGATTGATACGCACGCCAGCACGCTCAAGAGTCGGGTACGGCAAACCTACATCACGGCGCAAAGTGGGGGATTACCAGTACTTGATGCCGCTGATGCTGCAGAACTTGGCCAGGCCACACGGTATTTACGCTCGATAACTGACCGTGACCAAGCACAGATTGAAGAGCTAGATATTCTGCGCCAGCGTGCAGAGGCTGACCAAACCCGACTTGATGAGTTACGAGCTCGCCAGGCTGAGCAAAAGGTTGCAGCAGAGAACGAACGTAACCGTGTCAACGATCTGGTGAGCCAACAAAAAGCGCTGCTCTCGAACGTGCAGGTAAAGGTTGATGAGCAAAGCGCCATCCTCAAGAATCTTGCAAATGATAAAGAAGCGGCTGAGCATCTGTTGGACGAACTTGAAGGTGAATCCAAGCGCATCGAACGCGAATTGGCCGAAATTGCGCGTCGTGAAGCTGCCGAACGTGCCGCTGCAGAAGCTAAAGCGAGAGAAGCTAAAGCCAAAGCAGACGAAGCTCGCAAAGCGGGTGCTGCTAATGCGGCAGCCCTTGAGGCGGAAGCTCGCCGGGCATCAGCCGCATCAGCCCCGAAACCTTCAAAGCCTGGTGGCATGATTTTGCCGGTTAAGGGCCGGTTCTCTAGCCCATTCGGCTATCGCGTGCACCCCATCAGCCGTGTCCGCCGCTTACATACCGGGCAAGATATTGCTGCTCCGTCTGGTACCCCTATTCTGGCCGCAAAAGATGGGCGTGTGAGTTTCTCGGGGCGTCGGGGTGGCTATGGCAACTGCATCATCATTGATCATGGTGGTGGCGTGGCGACCTTGTACGGACACCAAAGCCGCCTCGCGGTGGGTGCAGGCACCCAAGTATCCCAGGGCCAGGTGATTGGCTATGTCGGGTCGACGGGTGCGTCCACAGGGCCACATTTGCACTGGGAGGTCCGTATTAACGGCTCCCCAGTTAATCCGATTCCGTACACCTAA
- a CDS encoding polyprenyl synthetase family protein, whose product MTIPQGLIDPAPGTGLDAIAAATNSRLVELCGAFRGHLLNVDPNLNPLADVTDAIIAAGGKRIRPAFVWWGHRATQIEPNDAVLTIAAAVELLHTFALIHDDIMDRASTRRGAVTSHVAMTSFHDDQALIGDRQWFGISSGIIAGDLVSVWADQAFWQAGLSPEVLMDAVEVYNTMRAEVMAGQWLDVRLAALPQASVAESEHVALLKSGRYSITRPLELGVALAGECDPSLLRALRTYGDSVGVAFQMRDDVLGMFGNQTETGKSVGGDIREGKRTVLILTALERATPTQRAILNQCLGNAHVDADQLEQVREIVRETGAADYVEARITDQYEIAQAAIEPVGNPAKRVLLELADLAVHRSR is encoded by the coding sequence ATGACCATTCCCCAAGGCCTCATTGACCCTGCCCCAGGAACGGGGCTTGATGCGATAGCTGCAGCTACCAATAGTCGCTTAGTGGAGTTATGTGGGGCCTTCAGGGGACATCTTCTGAACGTCGATCCAAACCTTAACCCCTTAGCCGACGTCACTGATGCGATTATCGCGGCTGGTGGTAAGCGGATTCGTCCTGCCTTTGTGTGGTGGGGACATCGCGCAACACAAATAGAGCCCAATGACGCAGTGCTCACCATTGCGGCAGCGGTTGAACTTCTGCACACCTTTGCGCTCATTCATGATGACATTATGGATCGGGCATCCACCCGTCGAGGTGCCGTGACGAGCCATGTAGCGATGACCTCATTCCATGATGACCAAGCATTGATTGGTGACCGACAATGGTTTGGTATTTCTAGTGGCATCATTGCTGGTGACCTCGTATCAGTTTGGGCTGACCAAGCATTCTGGCAGGCTGGTCTTTCACCTGAGGTATTGATGGATGCGGTTGAGGTCTATAACACCATGCGTGCGGAAGTGATGGCTGGTCAGTGGCTCGACGTTCGACTAGCTGCCTTGCCCCAAGCGAGTGTTGCTGAAAGTGAGCACGTAGCCCTCCTCAAAAGTGGGCGCTATTCCATTACCCGACCCCTTGAATTGGGTGTGGCCTTGGCGGGCGAATGTGACCCGTCCCTACTCCGTGCATTGCGTACCTACGGGGATTCAGTTGGAGTGGCCTTCCAGATGCGCGATGATGTGTTGGGCATGTTCGGCAACCAAACAGAAACGGGTAAAAGCGTGGGTGGTGATATCCGTGAGGGGAAGCGCACCGTCTTGATACTTACCGCATTGGAACGGGCAACTCCAACCCAACGGGCTATCCTCAATCAATGCTTGGGCAATGCCCACGTGGATGCCGATCAGCTTGAACAGGTTCGTGAGATCGTTCGTGAAACCGGTGCAGCTGACTACGTGGAAGCACGCATTACAGACCAGTACGAGATTGCTCAAGCTGCTATCGAACCGGTAGGTAATCCTGCGAAACGGGTATTGCTTGAATTGGCAGATTTAGCTGTCCATCGTTCGCGATAG
- the gatB gene encoding Asp-tRNA(Asn)/Glu-tRNA(Gln) amidotransferase subunit GatB, with translation MTGQPMTADQMTGTDHLVDGWEVIIGLEVHIELNTKTKMFSPTPNAFGAEPNTLVGAVDLALPGTLPMVNHQAIADAIKIGLATNCAISPTSHFSRKNYFYPDMPKNYQTSQYTVAICENGYLDVDVDGQMWRIGIERIHMEEDTGKSTHVGESGRIHGAEHSLLDYNRAGVPLLECVSRPDMRTPAQAQAYLSALREIVAALGISDARLEEGSMRCDANVSVHKPGTPFGVRAEVKNLNSVRSLGRAITFEIRRQIDAIESGETLVQETRHFNEDTGKTSTMRRKETLDDYRFFPCPDLPDINPSTEWIESIRETLPELPAVTRARMMDQGVDAEAAGIIYSSGLTKLYDAAVAAQANPSDVAKWLTNQVAAWQNETGRDVNELLDGTTLAELLELVTKGTLATQGAHKVLLSYLAGEGSIAELAPAHAQMSDTAELEAIIDQVIADNQDAADKVRAGNPKAMGALMGPIMKATRGKANPGLVNELLRAKLS, from the coding sequence ATGACGGGACAACCAATGACAGCCGATCAGATGACTGGGACCGACCACCTTGTTGATGGGTGGGAAGTGATTATTGGGCTCGAAGTTCATATTGAACTCAATACCAAAACAAAAATGTTCAGCCCCACCCCCAACGCTTTTGGTGCCGAACCGAACACCCTTGTCGGTGCGGTAGACCTTGCCTTACCAGGCACGCTGCCCATGGTCAATCACCAAGCCATTGCTGATGCCATCAAAATCGGGTTGGCTACAAATTGTGCGATTAGCCCGACTAGTCATTTCAGCCGTAAAAACTATTTCTATCCCGATATGCCAAAGAACTATCAGACCAGCCAATACACCGTGGCGATCTGTGAAAATGGCTATCTGGATGTAGACGTTGACGGGCAAATGTGGCGTATCGGCATTGAACGTATCCATATGGAAGAAGACACGGGTAAATCCACGCACGTTGGTGAAAGTGGACGTATCCACGGTGCTGAACACTCCTTGCTGGACTACAACCGGGCCGGGGTGCCTTTACTGGAATGTGTGAGTCGGCCCGATATGCGCACACCGGCTCAAGCCCAGGCATATCTAAGTGCGCTGCGTGAAATTGTTGCCGCACTTGGCATTAGTGATGCGCGGCTTGAAGAAGGGTCAATGCGCTGTGACGCTAATGTGAGTGTCCACAAGCCAGGCACACCGTTTGGGGTCCGTGCCGAGGTGAAGAACTTGAATAGTGTGCGCAGTTTAGGGCGAGCAATCACCTTTGAAATCCGCCGTCAGATTGACGCGATCGAATCGGGGGAAACGCTGGTGCAAGAGACTCGGCACTTCAATGAAGATACGGGTAAGACCAGCACGATGCGGCGGAAAGAAACCCTTGATGACTACCGGTTCTTCCCCTGCCCCGACTTACCAGACATTAACCCCAGCACTGAATGGATTGAATCAATCCGCGAAACCTTGCCGGAGTTACCGGCTGTCACACGGGCGCGGATGATGGACCAGGGTGTTGATGCTGAAGCGGCAGGCATTATCTATTCGTCTGGGCTTACAAAGCTCTATGATGCGGCGGTGGCTGCCCAAGCTAACCCCAGTGATGTGGCGAAATGGTTAACCAACCAGGTTGCAGCTTGGCAAAATGAAACCGGCCGTGATGTCAATGAGCTGCTTGATGGGACAACCCTGGCTGAGCTACTTGAACTTGTCACTAAGGGCACTCTTGCTACTCAAGGGGCGCATAAGGTCTTGCTGAGCTATTTAGCTGGGGAGGGAAGCATTGCGGAACTAGCTCCTGCCCATGCCCAGATGAGTGATACCGCTGAACTCGAGGCCATTATTGACCAAGTGATCGCTGACAACCAAGATGCCGCGGACAAGGTTCGGGCAGGTAATCCCAAAGCAATGGGTGCATTGATGGGGCCAATCATGAAGGCCACCCGTGGGAAGGCTAATCCTGGGCTGGTCAATGAACTGTTGAGAGCCAAACTGTCATGA
- the gatA gene encoding Asp-tRNA(Asn)/Glu-tRNA(Gln) amidotransferase subunit GatA, with the protein MTDLTRETAKGLHHLLERGEVSAVEVTNAHLDRIAATDTHIGAWLAMMADDALAHATDVDTRRAKKAPVGALAGVPVGIKDLMCTKGVPTTAGSKMLETYRPPFNATVVENLRNADAIALGKLNMDEFAMGSSTETSAYGLTHNPWDLDRIPGGSSGGSSAAVAAFQVPLATGTDTGGSIRQPASVCGVVGIKPTYGRASRYGLVAFASSLDQAGMFARTVEDVAWSLEVMCSHDSKDATSLPDAAGDFTTGLDQGIEGMRIGYVPEHLGEGCDPSVADATRHALTRLEALGAEIVEIQLPFAQYGLAAYYIIAPAEASSNLARHDGVRWGTRVDGATTAEMMANTRSANFGPEVQRRIMIGTHVLSAGSYDEYFGRAQRTRTLIINDFANAFNDLDVIVTPTAPSPAFKLNDATRSPLAMYLSDIYSVPASLAGLPGMSVPVGFADGEVFSQTEGLPIGLQLVGKPMAEATILRVAAALEADLALDLAPRGANALEG; encoded by the coding sequence ATGACAGATTTAACCCGCGAGACTGCTAAAGGGCTGCACCACCTCCTTGAACGTGGTGAGGTGAGTGCCGTTGAAGTGACAAACGCGCACCTTGATCGGATTGCGGCCACTGATACTCATATTGGGGCTTGGCTGGCCATGATGGCCGATGACGCCTTAGCGCATGCTACCGATGTTGATACTCGTCGGGCGAAAAAGGCTCCTGTTGGGGCCCTTGCTGGGGTGCCGGTTGGGATCAAAGACCTGATGTGCACCAAAGGGGTACCCACTACCGCCGGGTCAAAAATGCTTGAAACCTACCGGCCACCCTTTAACGCCACTGTGGTTGAGAACCTTCGCAATGCTGATGCCATTGCCCTTGGCAAGCTCAATATGGATGAATTTGCTATGGGATCGAGCACAGAAACGAGTGCCTATGGATTAACCCATAACCCGTGGGATTTGGACCGTATTCCCGGTGGTTCATCCGGTGGGTCAAGTGCAGCAGTTGCCGCCTTCCAAGTCCCCCTTGCCACCGGCACCGACACGGGCGGATCTATTCGGCAACCTGCCAGTGTGTGTGGTGTGGTTGGGATTAAACCCACCTATGGGCGCGCAAGCCGCTATGGGTTGGTGGCCTTTGCGTCGAGTTTGGACCAGGCCGGTATGTTTGCGCGCACCGTTGAAGATGTGGCGTGGAGTCTTGAAGTCATGTGTTCTCATGACTCGAAGGACGCCACCAGTTTGCCTGATGCCGCCGGTGACTTTACCACTGGGCTTGACCAGGGCATTGAAGGGATGAGAATCGGTTATGTGCCTGAACATCTCGGTGAGGGCTGTGACCCGAGTGTCGCTGATGCCACCCGCCATGCCCTCACGCGTTTGGAAGCATTGGGTGCTGAGATCGTTGAAATCCAATTACCCTTTGCCCAGTACGGGTTAGCGGCTTATTACATCATTGCCCCGGCTGAGGCAAGCTCAAACCTTGCCCGCCATGATGGGGTTCGATGGGGGACCCGTGTGGATGGGGCAACCACGGCTGAGATGATGGCCAATACGCGAAGCGCCAACTTTGGCCCTGAGGTACAGCGGCGCATCATGATTGGGACACATGTGTTGAGTGCGGGCAGCTACGACGAATACTTTGGGCGGGCCCAGCGCACACGAACCCTCATCATTAACGACTTTGCGAACGCGTTTAATGATCTCGACGTGATTGTGACCCCGACAGCACCGAGCCCCGCGTTCAAACTGAATGACGCGACCCGAAGCCCGCTCGCCATGTACCTCAGCGACATTTACAGCGTGCCCGCAAGCTTGGCTGGTCTGCCTGGCATGAGTGTGCCGGTGGGTTTTGCGGACGGGGAGGTGTTCAGCCAGACAGAAGGGTTACCCATCGGGCTTCAACTGGTTGGTAAACCAATGGCCGAGGCCACTATTTTGCGTGTTGCTGCGGCGCTGGAAGCCGATTTAGCCCTTGACCTGGCCCCGCGTGGTGCCAATGCATTGGAGGGATAA
- the gatC gene encoding Asp-tRNA(Asn)/Glu-tRNA(Gln) amidotransferase subunit GatC, with product MALTEAQTAHVAKLAMLALSDDEIHTYAQQLDEILTYAQTIAQAPGVDDVEPTANPFRQVNVWREDTEIGEPLSRDDVLLNAPAVEAEQFRVPRIIGEE from the coding sequence GTGGCCTTAACTGAAGCACAAACTGCCCACGTGGCCAAGCTGGCCATGTTGGCGTTAAGTGATGACGAGATTCATACCTACGCTCAACAGCTAGATGAAATCTTGACCTATGCCCAAACCATCGCCCAGGCTCCCGGCGTGGATGATGTCGAACCAACGGCGAACCCATTCCGCCAAGTCAATGTGTGGCGTGAGGATACCGAGATAGGTGAACCATTGTCACGTGATGATGTGCTCTTGAATGCACCAGCGGTTGAAGCTGAACAATTCCGGGTTCCGCGCATCATCGGTGAAGAATAG
- the ptsP gene encoding phosphoenolpyruvate--protein phosphotransferase: MSHSITGLPAATGSALAPAFILRTEHAVADRTPGTPEEETTLLEQSIATAIEQLQDIAAKVRDEVGEEEAGIFDAHAMFAGDPALADMAKGDIANGTRADIAVATAFTTFKEMLMSTGDEYMMARAADMDDVSNRVQAIINGVDLTVAVPSEPSVIIAEELTPSQTATLPKELMAALVTEKGSATSHAAILARAAEIPAVVGAEGIIAAVEPGTLVGVNGATGVMVIDPDEHEAEEIELRIQRESRRKESLAELVNTPGQTKDGQRVELAANIGGLEHLPLAVAQGAEGSGLVRSELVFQDRTTAPTAEEQAEFYGKALAAFPGNRVVIRTMDVGADKPLPFVNQDPEENPALGVRGVRLSLERPDLFDAQLRGLLMAYRDTTDGGRLAIMFPMVSVVSEFKAAKQRTLEIAQELGVDTTNLEIGMMIEVPVAALLADQLAEYADFFSIGTNDLVQYLFAADRLDSRLAKLAQYLNPAVIRLINQVVKGANRHGAWVGICGESASDPAMAVIAAGLGVRELSMTPTAIGEVKDTLRNLTMNQCNNAAELAMNCTTSQEVRERVMEIISEARGRLG, from the coding sequence ATGAGCCACTCCATCACAGGACTTCCAGCAGCAACAGGTTCCGCTCTCGCACCTGCGTTCATTCTTCGGACTGAACACGCAGTTGCCGACCGAACACCGGGTACCCCGGAAGAAGAAACGACCCTGCTTGAGCAAAGTATCGCAACGGCTATCGAGCAACTTCAAGACATCGCCGCCAAGGTGAGAGATGAGGTTGGAGAAGAAGAAGCCGGCATTTTTGATGCCCATGCCATGTTTGCAGGGGATCCTGCCCTCGCTGATATGGCAAAAGGTGACATTGCCAACGGCACCCGTGCCGACATTGCGGTGGCAACCGCATTCACCACGTTCAAAGAGATGCTGATGAGCACCGGCGACGAATACATGATGGCCCGTGCAGCAGATATGGATGATGTCAGCAACCGTGTCCAGGCCATCATTAACGGGGTGGACTTGACCGTTGCGGTGCCATCCGAGCCAAGCGTCATCATTGCTGAAGAACTCACGCCAAGCCAGACCGCAACACTCCCCAAGGAACTGATGGCCGCACTCGTCACCGAGAAGGGTTCAGCAACGAGTCATGCGGCCATTTTGGCCCGTGCTGCTGAGATTCCAGCTGTCGTTGGAGCTGAAGGCATCATTGCGGCAGTTGAGCCAGGAACCTTGGTAGGGGTTAACGGCGCAACGGGGGTGATGGTGATTGATCCTGATGAGCATGAAGCTGAAGAGATAGAGCTGCGGATCCAGCGTGAGTCTCGCCGGAAAGAATCCTTGGCTGAACTGGTGAACACACCTGGGCAGACCAAAGACGGGCAGCGTGTTGAGCTTGCGGCCAATATTGGCGGGCTTGAACACCTACCTCTAGCCGTTGCTCAAGGAGCTGAAGGCTCGGGCCTGGTGCGCAGTGAACTTGTCTTCCAAGACCGCACCACAGCTCCAACGGCTGAAGAGCAAGCCGAATTTTATGGTAAAGCTCTTGCCGCCTTCCCAGGCAACCGTGTGGTAATTCGCACGATGGATGTGGGGGCAGACAAGCCCCTCCCCTTCGTAAACCAGGACCCTGAAGAGAATCCCGCACTTGGGGTGCGCGGGGTGCGGTTAAGTTTGGAACGTCCCGACTTATTTGACGCGCAGTTACGCGGGCTACTCATGGCCTATCGTGATACCACTGACGGTGGGCGTTTAGCCATCATGTTCCCAATGGTGTCGGTGGTGAGTGAGTTTAAGGCGGCTAAACAACGCACCTTGGAAATTGCTCAAGAGCTTGGGGTAGATACTACAAACCTCGAAATCGGCATGATGATTGAGGTACCCGTAGCCGCATTATTGGCCGATCAACTTGCCGAGTACGCCGACTTCTTCTCAATTGGTACGAATGACTTGGTGCAGTACCTATTTGCGGCAGACCGCCTTGATAGTCGTTTAGCCAAGCTGGCTCAATACTTGAACCCTGCCGTGATCCGGTTGATTAATCAGGTCGTGAAAGGGGCGAACCGTCACGGTGCTTGGGTAGGGATTTGTGGTGAATCAGCGTCTGACCCCGCGATGGCTGTGATTGCCGCCGGCCTTGGGGTTCGCGAGTTATCCATGACCCCAACGGCCATTGGTGAGGTGAAAGACACCTTGCGCAATCTCACGATGAATCAGTGTAATAACGCCGCTGAATTGGCGATGAATTGCACGACCAGCCAAGAAGTCCGTGAGCGGGTGATGGAGATTATCTCAGAAGCCCGAGGGCGCTTAGGCTAA
- a CDS encoding VWA domain-containing protein — protein MITFARPLLLLLLIAPVLVAITWAVVANRRSTYALRLADTSLFEGLVSARPSWRGIVPGIGMLVASSLFIIAAAGPQAEHYEDVEASTVVLVFDISVSMLAKDVSPNRLEAAKKAAESFVDAVPDNARLGLVLFNQTVTPAVNPRVSRDEVKRALQEAQPDFGTAMGDAINSAVQMIKADLRNRNVDDTKGATIVVLGDGETTVGNPSDWGAQQAKDADIPVSTIVFGTGQGEIWVDGLYYPAPAAPDELKQVASITNGQFYETANQASLTKIFDELGTSAGKELVYNEFTWPWILVGVVFLLAAFVMNLVWFRRLL, from the coding sequence ATGATTACCTTTGCCCGTCCACTATTGCTCCTTCTACTGATTGCACCGGTATTAGTGGCTATTACGTGGGCTGTGGTGGCAAATCGGCGTTCAACGTACGCCTTGCGCTTAGCTGATACCAGTCTGTTCGAGGGCTTGGTGTCGGCTCGCCCATCATGGCGTGGGATTGTCCCCGGGATAGGGATGTTAGTAGCAAGTAGCCTGTTCATTATCGCTGCAGCTGGGCCACAGGCTGAACATTATGAAGATGTTGAGGCCTCCACCGTCGTGTTGGTGTTTGATATCAGTGTGTCGATGCTAGCCAAAGACGTGAGTCCAAACCGGCTTGAAGCGGCCAAGAAGGCCGCAGAGAGCTTTGTTGATGCGGTACCTGATAATGCACGTCTTGGCCTTGTGCTCTTTAATCAAACGGTCACTCCAGCAGTAAACCCACGGGTATCGCGTGACGAAGTGAAGCGGGCACTCCAAGAAGCTCAGCCGGATTTTGGTACCGCAATGGGCGATGCGATCAATTCAGCCGTACAGATGATTAAAGCTGATCTCCGTAATCGCAACGTGGACGATACGAAAGGTGCCACGATTGTGGTGCTTGGTGATGGCGAAACCACCGTTGGGAACCCATCAGACTGGGGCGCCCAACAGGCCAAAGACGCAGATATTCCCGTGTCAACGATCGTGTTTGGTACCGGGCAAGGGGAGATCTGGGTTGATGGATTGTATTATCCCGCCCCGGCTGCCCCCGATGAGCTTAAACAGGTTGCCTCTATTACGAATGGGCAGTTTTATGAAACAGCTAATCAGGCATCCCTCACCAAGATTTTTGATGAGCTTGGCACCTCGGCAGGCAAAGAATTGGTTTATAACGAATTCACCTGGCCTTGGATTCTGGTCGGGGTTGTCTTCTTACTCGCTGCCTTTGTGATGAACCTGGTGTGGTTCCGCCGACTTCTCTAG
- a CDS encoding DUF58 domain-containing protein has product MINPQELRRLEFVLARRLNGMLHGDVLGVRHGQGSEIGDARLYEHGDDVRRIDWALVARTGETYVRDVVADREVTAVVLCDQSESMLTGTRGDTRARIAQVSATAFGYLISRGPNKFGVLGIRGGRERWWKPQSGTEHIATVMHQLGRWANEPAEGGQRSLGQGMERVSQLHPRRGVVAVVSDFLDKDWQRPLSALAHVHDTVCIRIVDPVDLNLPDVGVVRLVDPETNAQLSVDTTSKRIREAYHRQALVRQERIKAKIQHAGAQEWVIRTDQDPVTQMISQVLERQRVLQAMSGTVARKAS; this is encoded by the coding sequence ATGATTAATCCGCAAGAATTACGCCGTCTGGAGTTTGTATTAGCGAGACGGCTGAATGGGATGCTTCACGGTGACGTATTGGGTGTGCGTCACGGCCAAGGTTCAGAAATTGGTGATGCCCGCTTATATGAGCATGGTGACGATGTTCGTCGCATTGATTGGGCCCTTGTAGCTCGTACAGGTGAAACCTACGTGCGAGACGTGGTTGCTGACCGTGAAGTAACTGCGGTGGTGCTCTGTGACCAGAGCGAATCAATGCTGACTGGCACGCGTGGTGATACCCGGGCGCGGATCGCCCAAGTGTCGGCAACGGCCTTCGGCTATCTCATTTCCCGAGGGCCGAATAAGTTTGGGGTTTTGGGCATCCGAGGTGGTAGGGAGCGCTGGTGGAAACCCCAAAGCGGAACGGAGCATATCGCAACAGTGATGCACCAACTCGGGCGTTGGGCGAACGAACCGGCTGAAGGTGGTCAACGCTCCCTTGGCCAGGGGATGGAGCGTGTAAGTCAGCTGCATCCGCGCCGTGGCGTTGTTGCAGTGGTGAGCGACTTTTTAGACAAGGATTGGCAGCGCCCGCTCTCAGCTCTAGCCCATGTCCATGACACGGTTTGTATTCGTATCGTTGATCCTGTTGATTTGAATTTACCTGATGTCGGTGTGGTTCGTCTCGTAGATCCCGAAACAAACGCACAGCTCAGTGTCGATACCACCAGCAAGCGGATCCGAGAGGCCTATCACCGGCAAGCCCTTGTTCGTCAAGAACGGATCAAAGCCAAAATCCAACATGCCGGGGCCCAAGAGTGGGTGATTCGGACCGATCAGGACCCGGTAACCCAAATGATTAGCCAGGTTCTCGAACGCCAACGGGTGCTTCAGGCCATGAGCGGAACGGTAGCAAGGAAGGCCTCATGA
- a CDS encoding MoxR family ATPase has protein sequence MTDFPEPTVPFGTTQTQPSAPSEQPSTPEVFTAREAGAKLTQVLAEINQVMVGQQRVIERVMVCLLANGHCLLEGPPGLGKTQLLNTLSATMGGTMSRIQFTPDLLPTDIIGTRIWQAHEQAFSVQLGPVFANFVLADEINRAPAKVQSALLEVMAEHQVTIGGETHKLELPFLVMATQNPLDSEGVHQLPEAQRDRFMMRVLIDYPASIDEEMEIVRRASVGHEQVRQVISINEVRALQRTAMTIYIDKAVADYAVRIAMATRQPGAFRLPGLERMIAWGASPRASIAMVQAARALALLRGRAHVEPQDVYDVAADVLNHRIGRSFDAIADEVEIDEILYHVLTTVPAPTGPGA, from the coding sequence TTGACTGATTTTCCTGAACCTACCGTCCCTTTTGGTACCACTCAAACACAACCTTCCGCACCATCTGAACAGCCGAGCACACCGGAGGTATTTACCGCCCGTGAAGCCGGTGCGAAGTTAACGCAAGTTCTTGCAGAAATTAATCAGGTCATGGTGGGGCAGCAACGGGTCATTGAGCGTGTCATGGTTTGTCTCCTGGCCAATGGCCACTGCCTCTTGGAAGGGCCGCCAGGATTGGGTAAAACGCAATTATTGAATACCCTGTCTGCCACGATGGGTGGCACGATGAGCCGTATCCAGTTCACGCCAGACCTGTTGCCAACTGACATCATCGGCACCCGGATTTGGCAGGCCCATGAGCAAGCCTTCTCGGTTCAGCTTGGTCCGGTATTCGCCAACTTTGTGCTGGCTGACGAAATCAACCGTGCCCCAGCCAAAGTGCAAAGTGCACTCCTCGAAGTGATGGCAGAACACCAGGTCACCATTGGTGGTGAAACACACAAACTTGAGCTGCCATTCCTGGTGATGGCTACCCAGAACCCACTCGATTCAGAAGGGGTTCACCAGCTCCCCGAAGCACAGCGGGACCGCTTCATGATGCGCGTGCTGATTGACTACCCAGCATCCATAGATGAAGAGATGGAGATTGTGCGCCGTGCCAGCGTTGGGCATGAACAGGTCCGCCAAGTGATTAGTATCAACGAAGTGCGCGCACTCCAGCGGACTGCGATGACGATCTATATAGACAAAGCAGTTGCTGACTATGCCGTGCGCATCGCCATGGCAACCCGCCAACCGGGTGCCTTCCGGTTACCGGGCTTGGAACGCATGATTGCATGGGGAGCTAGCCCGCGTGCGTCAATTGCGATGGTGCAAGCGGCACGGGCGCTGGCGCTCTTGCGTGGTCGCGCCCATGTTGAACCTCAGGACGTGTATGACGTTGCTGCCGATGTGCTCAATCACCGTATCGGGCGTTCCTTTGACGCGATTGCTGATGAAGTAGAGATTGATGAGATTCTCTACCATGTCTTAACCACCGTTCCAGCGCCAACCGGTCCAGGGGCATGA